One genomic segment of Streptomyces niveus includes these proteins:
- a CDS encoding CU044_2847 family protein, translating to MTNRPVHTVEVPLSEGGDDVVRVQIREVDESLVRVGRGGRTVARAERSLGQMLDTVRPVAESFVGRFRGMANAPDEVTLEFGVSLSAEADVVIASTATAANFTVTLTWNRSDPTDTNSHTDPVS from the coding sequence ATGACCAACCGTCCTGTGCACACCGTGGAAGTGCCGTTGAGCGAGGGCGGCGACGATGTCGTGCGGGTGCAGATCCGCGAGGTGGACGAGAGTCTCGTCCGGGTCGGGCGCGGTGGCCGGACCGTGGCGCGGGCCGAGCGGTCCCTCGGACAGATGCTGGACACGGTGCGGCCCGTGGCGGAGAGCTTCGTGGGGCGGTTCCGCGGTATGGCGAACGCCCCGGACGAGGTGACTCTCGAATTCGGCGTCTCCCTGTCCGCCGAGGCCGATGTCGTGATCGCCAGCACCGCCACAGCGGCCAACTTCACCGTCACTCTGACCTGGAATAGAAGTGACCCCACAGACACCAACAGCCATACTGACCCGGTGAGTTGA
- a CDS encoding YciI family protein, with protein MTRYLISFDDGTMNIPEDELPEVSEASIEVVREAQDAGVWVFGGGLESQRASVVGTDGTVTDGPYPETKAVLGGFSIIDVPSREDALKWAAKIAAACRCAQEVREFMADPTA; from the coding sequence ATGACTCGGTACCTGATCTCTTTCGATGACGGCACGATGAACATCCCCGAGGACGAGCTGCCCGAGGTGAGCGAGGCCTCGATCGAGGTCGTGCGTGAGGCTCAGGACGCCGGTGTGTGGGTCTTCGGCGGTGGACTGGAAAGTCAGCGGGCGAGCGTCGTGGGCACCGACGGGACCGTCACCGACGGCCCGTACCCGGAGACCAAGGCGGTGCTCGGCGGGTTCTCGATCATCGATGTGCCCTCACGTGAGGACGCGCTGAAGTGGGCCGCGAAGATCGCTGCCGCGTGCCGCTGCGCGCAAGAGGTGCGGGAGTTCATGGCCGACCCGACCGCCTGA
- a CDS encoding glycoside hydrolase family 43 protein, translated as MSPARWLASIVSLGLVGTFVFGQVATAGPAEAAGPAVPVETAGAVTDDRPSTLGRPLVGGADPSVIKVGDLYVSAKSVDGGIAVRSASTLEGVATAPKHQVWRDATGLGEVWAPEIVHHDGQYRIYFAAGTGAAHRTYHISSASPDTGYSAATKVALPDDKWAIDGVPLTFGGQRWFVWSGWAGDTNIEQNLYIARMSSPTTTTGGRYVISQPREPWERVVGNPYINEAPQPIVDPSGQLHIVYSANGSWSNQYCIADLRLRAGGDPTYVWDWYKSNGCLFGSHASTMMSGWDPTLNVDGPGHHTFALPRGDVAAGPPSGNRFPTLFHAVAKGTPYSWANRYWYSGTAVWWGNTTYRRANVPGANTNVGYSLKFFE; from the coding sequence ATGTCCCCTGCCCGATGGCTCGCCAGCATCGTTTCCCTCGGACTCGTCGGCACATTTGTCTTCGGCCAAGTGGCCACCGCCGGACCAGCCGAAGCCGCCGGACCAGCCGTACCCGTCGAAACCGCCGGCGCGGTGACGGACGACCGGCCGTCCACGCTCGGCCGCCCCCTCGTCGGCGGCGCCGACCCCAGCGTCATCAAGGTCGGCGACCTTTACGTCTCCGCGAAGTCCGTGGACGGCGGCATCGCGGTGCGGTCGGCGTCCACCCTGGAGGGCGTCGCCACCGCGCCCAAGCACCAGGTGTGGCGGGACGCCACCGGCCTAGGCGAGGTCTGGGCCCCGGAGATCGTGCACCACGACGGTCAGTACCGCATCTACTTCGCCGCCGGCACCGGTGCGGCCCACCGGACCTACCACATCAGCTCGGCCAGCCCGGACACCGGCTACTCCGCCGCCACCAAGGTCGCCCTGCCCGACGACAAGTGGGCCATCGACGGGGTGCCGCTCACCTTCGGCGGCCAGCGCTGGTTCGTGTGGTCAGGATGGGCCGGTGACACCAACATCGAGCAGAACCTCTACATCGCCCGGATGAGCAGCCCCACCACGACCACCGGCGGCCGTTACGTCATATCGCAGCCGCGCGAGCCGTGGGAAAGGGTCGTGGGCAACCCGTACATCAACGAGGCGCCGCAGCCGATTGTCGACCCCAGCGGGCAGTTGCACATCGTGTACTCGGCGAACGGCAGCTGGAGCAACCAGTACTGCATCGCCGACCTGCGGCTGAGAGCCGGCGGCGATCCGACGTACGTGTGGGACTGGTACAAGAGCAACGGCTGCCTGTTCGGCTCGCACGCCTCGACCATGATGTCGGGGTGGGACCCGACGCTGAATGTCGACGGTCCCGGCCATCACACGTTCGCCCTGCCACGCGGCGACGTCGCCGCCGGCCCGCCGTCCGGCAACCGGTTCCCCACCCTGTTCCACGCGGTCGCCAAGGGCACGCCGTACTCGTGGGCCAACCGCTACTGGTACAGCGGCACAGCGGTCTGGTGGGGCAACACCACCTACCGCCGTGCCAACGTCCCGGGCGCCAACACCAACGTCGGGTACAGCCTCAAGTTCTTCGAATGA
- a CDS encoding nitroreductase family deazaflavin-dependent oxidoreductase, whose protein sequence is MAVADDLDHATDSQWDWVAEQTRTYLASGGTEGHESNGVHTLVLATTGRRTGIARRTCLIYGTAGEDFVVVASKGGADDDPAGFKNFRADPSVGVQVGGRRFTARARVASPAERESLWHQMARIFPLYDEYAQKTDREIPIVLLNPQD, encoded by the coding sequence ATGGCTGTCGCCGATGACCTCGACCACGCCACCGACTCGCAGTGGGACTGGGTCGCTGAGCAGACTCGTACGTATCTGGCCTCCGGCGGTACCGAGGGACACGAGTCGAACGGCGTCCACACTCTCGTGCTCGCCACGACCGGGCGCAGGACCGGCATCGCGCGCCGGACTTGCCTGATCTACGGCACCGCGGGCGAGGACTTCGTCGTCGTCGCCTCCAAGGGTGGTGCCGACGACGATCCGGCGGGGTTCAAGAACTTCCGGGCGGACCCGAGCGTCGGGGTGCAGGTCGGCGGCCGTCGGTTCACCGCTCGCGCCCGGGTCGCGTCCCCGGCCGAACGGGAATCGCTCTGGCACCAGATGGCGCGCATCTTCCCGCTGTACGACGAGTACGCACAGAAGACCGACCGCGAAATCCCGATCGTCCTGCTCAATCCGCAGGACTGA
- a CDS encoding glycoside hydrolase family 18 protein has translation MPRKNLSRLAIAAVSLGLVATLAPSAGAEPASQGDKHGSHPSHPSKNSYKQVGYFAQWGVYGRNYQVKDMDTSGAAARLTHINYAFGNVSAEGKCFTGNIPGEADAWADYARPLDAAGSVDGVADTDDQRLAGNFNQLRELKAKHPGLKVLISLGGWSWSKHFSDAALTPASRRALVSSCIDLYIKGNLPVDGTRGGAGAAAGLFDGIDLDWEWPGSAGDAGTVFRPEDKQNFTALVREFRSQLDAYAKSRKGHDKRKHYELTAFVPTAPAKIDAGFEVSKVMRDFDFVNLQGYDFHGTWEPTTAQQSALFAKSDDFSVNQTVNDWLRRGAPARKLVVGMPFYGQGWTGVSGGGTGMGRPATGPAPGTWANGNEDYKALKKLADSGAYTVHRDLRNGHAWLFDGTTLWTYDDPQVLRTKSAYVRAKGLGGAMFWSLDGDTPDGELIKTVDRALGRR, from the coding sequence ATGCCTCGAAAGAACCTTTCCCGGCTGGCCATCGCCGCCGTCTCCCTCGGCCTTGTGGCCACGCTCGCCCCCTCCGCGGGCGCTGAACCCGCCTCGCAGGGCGACAAGCACGGCTCGCACCCCTCGCATCCCTCGAAGAACTCGTACAAGCAGGTCGGCTACTTCGCCCAATGGGGTGTGTACGGGCGGAACTACCAGGTCAAGGACATGGACACGAGTGGGGCGGCAGCCAGGCTGACCCACATCAACTACGCCTTCGGGAACGTGAGCGCCGAAGGAAAGTGCTTCACCGGCAACATCCCGGGAGAGGCGGACGCCTGGGCCGACTACGCGCGCCCCCTGGACGCGGCCGGCTCCGTCGACGGCGTGGCCGACACCGACGACCAGCGCCTCGCCGGCAACTTCAATCAGCTGCGTGAGCTGAAGGCGAAGCATCCCGGTCTCAAGGTCCTCATCTCGCTGGGTGGTTGGAGCTGGTCGAAGCACTTCTCGGACGCGGCCCTCACTCCTGCCTCCCGCCGCGCGCTGGTCTCCTCCTGCATCGACCTCTACATCAAGGGCAATCTGCCCGTCGACGGCACTCGCGGCGGCGCGGGAGCAGCGGCGGGTCTCTTCGACGGGATCGACCTCGACTGGGAGTGGCCGGGTTCGGCAGGCGATGCCGGCACGGTGTTCCGCCCGGAGGACAAGCAGAACTTCACAGCGCTCGTACGGGAGTTCCGCAGCCAGCTCGACGCTTACGCCAAGTCCCGGAAGGGGCACGACAAGCGCAAGCACTACGAGCTGACCGCTTTCGTCCCCACGGCCCCGGCCAAGATCGACGCGGGTTTCGAAGTCTCCAAGGTCATGCGGGACTTCGACTTCGTCAATCTCCAGGGATACGACTTCCACGGCACCTGGGAGCCCACGACCGCCCAGCAGTCCGCGCTCTTCGCCAAGTCCGACGACTTCAGCGTCAACCAGACGGTCAACGACTGGCTGCGGCGCGGCGCGCCGGCGCGCAAGCTCGTGGTCGGCATGCCCTTCTACGGCCAGGGGTGGACGGGTGTCTCGGGCGGCGGCACGGGCATGGGCCGGCCCGCGACCGGCCCCGCGCCGGGCACCTGGGCGAACGGCAACGAGGACTACAAGGCGCTGAAGAAGCTCGCGGACTCGGGGGCGTACACCGTCCACCGCGACCTCAGGAACGGCCACGCCTGGCTCTTCGACGGCACGACGCTGTGGACGTACGACGACCCGCAGGTGCTGCGCACCAAGTCGGCGTACGTTCGCGCCAAGGGACTCGGCGGAGCGATGTTCTGGTCACTGGACGGGGACACGCCCGACGGCGAGCTGATCAAGACCGTCGACCGCGCACTCGGTCGCCGCTAG
- a CDS encoding aromatic ring-hydroxylating oxygenase subunit alpha: MTETQSAQDGTGGPGTASERHVVTSPSPATADLRRTGINPDFWYPVSVSGSVRKNSTFAARFAGERIALYRGGSGTVYALEDRCAHRQVPLSMGVVEGESLRCCYHAWAYRGNGRISQIPYLPKGVDRPPRGVRAYPVREAYGLVFVFPGDPEKAAETPLPELPAHASAKHRTMTFSRTVRCHYSFMHENLLDMNHQFLHRGVLGRIQPELLGYDTGPHSVEARYLFTPAGGRKDRGAGLLSAEGIGGGKAPDVITVRTEYPYQTLQALPEKAELPAFSLWVAYVPEDAEQRTNHVYGLLMIRKPPVPGALHAAWPLIRRFTERVFAEDRMAVESEQRAWDEQGSDWNQEVFPLILDVRKVLRSNGVPIRSKADLCAASTLCGGNAPHKGPAARAATDDGESKAGAKTHAPADADADHRD, translated from the coding sequence ATGACCGAGACGCAGTCCGCACAGGACGGGACCGGCGGGCCCGGGACGGCGAGCGAGCGACACGTCGTAACCTCCCCCTCCCCCGCCACGGCAGACCTTCGCCGTACCGGAATCAATCCCGACTTCTGGTATCCGGTCTCCGTCTCCGGGAGCGTACGGAAGAACAGCACCTTCGCCGCCCGCTTCGCGGGTGAGCGGATCGCGCTGTACCGGGGTGGGAGCGGCACCGTCTACGCCCTGGAGGACCGGTGTGCTCACCGCCAGGTGCCGCTGAGCATGGGTGTCGTGGAAGGTGAGTCCCTGCGGTGCTGCTACCACGCGTGGGCCTACCGGGGGAACGGCCGGATCTCGCAGATCCCGTATCTCCCCAAGGGGGTGGACCGGCCGCCGCGAGGCGTGCGCGCCTACCCGGTCCGCGAGGCGTACGGACTTGTCTTCGTGTTCCCCGGTGACCCGGAGAAGGCCGCCGAGACACCGCTTCCCGAACTGCCCGCCCACGCCTCGGCCAAGCACCGGACCATGACGTTCTCGCGCACGGTGCGCTGCCACTACTCGTTCATGCACGAGAACCTGCTCGACATGAACCACCAGTTCCTGCACCGGGGCGTCCTCGGCCGGATCCAGCCGGAACTGCTCGGCTACGACACCGGTCCGCACTCCGTGGAAGCCCGGTATCTGTTCACTCCGGCCGGCGGAAGGAAGGACCGTGGCGCGGGTCTGCTCTCCGCCGAAGGCATCGGCGGCGGCAAGGCGCCGGACGTCATCACCGTCCGTACGGAGTACCCGTACCAGACCCTTCAGGCGCTCCCCGAGAAGGCCGAACTCCCGGCGTTCTCGCTGTGGGTGGCATACGTACCGGAGGATGCCGAGCAGCGCACCAATCACGTCTACGGGCTGCTCATGATCCGGAAGCCCCCCGTCCCCGGCGCGCTCCACGCCGCGTGGCCATTGATCCGGCGCTTCACCGAGCGGGTGTTCGCGGAGGACCGGATGGCGGTGGAGTCGGAGCAGCGTGCCTGGGACGAACAGGGCTCGGACTGGAACCAAGAGGTCTTCCCGCTGATCCTCGACGTCCGGAAGGTGCTGCGCTCCAACGGCGTTCCCATCCGGTCGAAGGCGGACCTCTGCGCCGCCTCCACGCTCTGCGGCGGCAACGCACCGCACAAGGGACCCGCAGCGCGGGCCGCGACGGACGACGGCGAGAGCAAGGCCGGGGCCAAGACTCACGCCCCCGCAGACGCCGACGCCGACCACCGGGACTGA
- a CDS encoding trypsin-like peptidase domain-containing protein, producing MTAAGRDTGAGSRSPEEALAAAVVRVKGPDGEPAGAGFLVAPRTVLTCAHVVNDALDRPRDEEVAAGTRVLVDLPFAEGGGVAEVERWVPVRADQTGDIAVLRLPAAIPGARPVNMADTERVWGHDVRVPGFPRRSPGGVWHYGRLRGGTAEGWVQLSQADPHGIPVEEGFSGSPVWDEQLRAVAGMVVVIQPGGVRQTFLIPTRTLVAELPELASVVRPASPFRGLSTFQEADADVYFGRQEDIDDVTALLAGSHPCVTLVGPSGCGKSSLARAGVAPRIRERGHVVLVVRSGEGTTLRAALASELVTALRPRLRGAARAQEVRQLEDLLAERGLMDALRMTGGDREQRLLVLLDQGEELLAGPDHEVEEAVRLLFPARRPDGMRVCVTLRSDFTDAALNHPLLGPALGRGQVRLLAPMSRAQLEQVIRSPLDATPAVTYDDGLVERMLDDAGDGPGALPLLGFVLAQLWDGQAAGRLRFDTYREVGGVQGALGRYAETVWRSCVRGADEAEAMRLLTDLVRFLPGGEAPMRNVLSREEAGAGRWRIATALAERRLLVLRGGDGEPATVELAHETLIGAWDRLEARVRQDRKFLAWRAELRHDVERGQLLDDESLTEAEQWAALRGVELSDTERQFIDRSVKRRVARAESAQRQARRKRWSISALVVLTVLALVASGLFLRRNAELDGQLRRAASEQLAARAEQVDDVSMVTSALLSGAAYRTAREPEARTALIRQYLRLRHVERVVWDNHAPVRDIAMSEDGERINVGMTSGDAVGLTLGADDVHERGLPKGSRIVALSPDGRVSARASVNGKVSLGISPEAGGDWRTVVLRDGDAVRKNARAPVDLRFDGTGSRVLAALPGEGVLAWESGSGRRVGETLRAPKGWETAEAWFGPEGTVIGRITQEGAAEGAEGRLVRWNLDNGQPDSATWGTDRTGAVTVSGDGRTLVRCTPEGLLQAWDLTGRPKVRQQYNTGQLGLVCPLYVPRLDRSGRYLINPVQRFGTSFGRFRFLVLDLVEGRPATLDLPAPAQQDESFTGSSQMPAVALTGPPEKLRAAVGVGATVMVARVPRPDTFDSTMLTARIRTVDADHNRVISVDADGKGLRLWDLRARKSLAAVRPSRPLARLYSAYSPDGRRVLTPAEDGRTVLVWEMSGSTLKEVDRIDLPRPPDIDATGPDPRSGRTPAWVNITFDGPDHVVISALSYVVRWDLARGREAGTAYRPRAQESVEVSFAAAGTWAVARPGHGQAAVRTPDGKYDVVIWDFQQGREVESIDLKGAGAVKQLGFDPTGRLLAVLTYDGGVRVWDTDKQGEDRWLKPLTYQGVQWLGAFASESTLSTQSTLNEYTTWDVRSGDELYRFTPGYGATADLTGNGKSMGVVDGSAGHIFELKPEKWLKRLCEVVGRDLASAEKSLAPPGSRMDQVCD from the coding sequence GTGACGGCTGCGGGGAGAGACACGGGGGCCGGGTCACGGAGCCCCGAAGAGGCACTGGCCGCCGCCGTCGTACGGGTCAAGGGCCCCGACGGCGAACCTGCGGGCGCCGGCTTTCTCGTCGCCCCTCGAACGGTGTTGACCTGTGCCCATGTGGTGAACGACGCCCTCGACCGGCCCCGCGACGAAGAGGTGGCGGCGGGCACCCGGGTCCTCGTCGACCTGCCCTTCGCCGAGGGCGGCGGCGTGGCGGAGGTCGAGCGCTGGGTGCCGGTACGGGCGGACCAGACCGGCGACATCGCCGTCCTCCGGCTGCCTGCGGCGATACCCGGGGCCCGCCCGGTGAACATGGCCGACACCGAACGGGTGTGGGGCCACGACGTACGCGTTCCGGGCTTCCCGCGCCGCTCCCCGGGCGGGGTCTGGCACTACGGCCGGCTGCGCGGCGGCACCGCGGAGGGCTGGGTCCAGCTCTCGCAGGCGGATCCGCACGGCATCCCCGTCGAGGAGGGGTTCAGCGGCAGCCCGGTCTGGGACGAACAGCTGCGGGCCGTGGCCGGCATGGTCGTCGTGATCCAGCCGGGCGGGGTCCGGCAGACCTTTCTCATACCCACCCGCACACTCGTCGCCGAACTGCCCGAACTGGCGTCCGTGGTCCGCCCCGCGTCGCCGTTCCGCGGCCTGTCCACCTTCCAAGAGGCAGACGCGGACGTCTACTTCGGGCGGCAGGAAGACATCGACGACGTCACGGCCCTGCTCGCCGGCTCCCATCCATGTGTCACCCTCGTCGGTCCCTCCGGCTGCGGCAAGTCCTCACTCGCCCGGGCCGGCGTGGCGCCGAGGATACGGGAGCGGGGCCATGTCGTCCTGGTGGTGCGCTCCGGTGAGGGCACCACCCTGCGGGCGGCGCTCGCCTCGGAGTTGGTCACGGCCTTACGTCCCCGACTGCGCGGAGCCGCGAGGGCGCAGGAGGTGCGGCAACTGGAGGATCTGCTCGCGGAGCGCGGCCTCATGGACGCCCTGCGCATGACCGGCGGGGACCGGGAGCAGCGGCTGCTCGTTCTGCTCGATCAAGGCGAGGAACTGCTCGCCGGACCGGACCACGAGGTCGAGGAAGCCGTCCGGCTGCTCTTTCCCGCGCGCCGGCCCGACGGAATGCGGGTCTGCGTCACCCTCAGGTCGGACTTCACCGACGCGGCCCTCAACCACCCGCTGCTCGGCCCGGCGCTCGGCCGGGGCCAGGTGCGGCTGCTCGCCCCGATGTCCCGTGCACAGCTCGAGCAGGTGATCCGCAGCCCCCTCGATGCGACGCCCGCCGTGACGTACGACGACGGGCTCGTGGAGCGGATGCTCGACGACGCGGGGGACGGTCCCGGCGCGCTGCCACTGCTGGGCTTCGTCCTGGCGCAGCTGTGGGACGGGCAGGCCGCAGGGCGGCTGAGATTCGACACGTACCGTGAAGTGGGCGGTGTTCAGGGCGCGTTGGGGCGGTATGCCGAGACCGTCTGGCGGAGTTGCGTCCGCGGGGCCGACGAGGCCGAGGCGATGCGGCTGCTCACCGATCTCGTACGGTTCCTGCCGGGCGGCGAGGCTCCGATGCGCAATGTCCTGAGCCGGGAGGAGGCGGGTGCGGGGCGGTGGCGGATCGCGACCGCGCTCGCCGAGCGGCGGCTGCTCGTACTGCGTGGCGGCGACGGGGAGCCGGCGACCGTCGAACTCGCCCACGAGACGCTGATCGGCGCCTGGGACCGGCTTGAGGCGCGGGTGCGGCAGGACCGGAAGTTCCTTGCCTGGCGGGCGGAGTTGCGGCACGACGTGGAGCGTGGACAGCTCCTTGACGATGAGTCACTCACGGAGGCGGAACAGTGGGCGGCGCTTCGGGGAGTCGAACTGTCCGACACGGAGCGGCAGTTCATCGACCGCTCGGTCAAGAGGCGGGTGGCGCGCGCGGAGAGTGCCCAGCGGCAGGCGCGGCGGAAGCGGTGGTCCATCAGCGCCCTCGTCGTCCTGACGGTTCTCGCGCTGGTCGCCTCCGGGCTCTTCCTGCGGCGTAACGCGGAGCTGGACGGGCAACTGCGGCGGGCGGCGTCCGAGCAATTGGCGGCGCGGGCCGAGCAGGTCGACGACGTGTCGATGGTGACGTCGGCGCTGCTCTCGGGGGCGGCGTACCGGACGGCTCGGGAACCTGAGGCCCGCACCGCGTTGATCAGGCAGTATCTACGGCTGCGCCATGTGGAGCGGGTGGTGTGGGACAACCACGCCCCGGTCCGCGACATCGCGATGAGCGAGGACGGCGAACGGATCAATGTGGGCATGACCTCCGGCGACGCCGTCGGTCTGACGCTCGGCGCGGACGACGTGCACGAGCGCGGCCTGCCGAAAGGATCGAGGATCGTCGCGCTCTCGCCCGACGGGCGCGTGTCCGCGCGGGCGTCCGTCAACGGGAAGGTGTCCCTGGGAATCTCCCCGGAAGCCGGGGGCGACTGGCGCACGGTGGTCCTGCGGGACGGTGACGCCGTACGGAAGAACGCCCGTGCCCCCGTCGACCTCCGCTTCGACGGCACCGGGAGCAGGGTGCTCGCGGCGCTGCCCGGCGAAGGGGTCCTGGCCTGGGAGTCCGGGAGCGGCCGGCGCGTGGGCGAGACGCTGCGCGCACCGAAGGGCTGGGAGACGGCCGAGGCGTGGTTCGGCCCGGAGGGAACAGTGATCGGCCGGATCACCCAGGAAGGCGCTGCGGAAGGGGCCGAGGGCCGCCTGGTCCGCTGGAACCTCGACAACGGCCAACCGGACTCGGCGACGTGGGGAACGGATCGGACCGGCGCCGTCACGGTGAGCGGCGACGGCCGGACGCTGGTGCGGTGCACCCCGGAAGGGCTCCTCCAGGCCTGGGACCTGACCGGCAGGCCGAAAGTGCGCCAGCAGTACAACACGGGTCAACTCGGCCTGGTCTGCCCGCTGTACGTGCCACGCCTGGACCGGTCCGGTCGCTACCTCATCAACCCGGTGCAGCGCTTCGGTACCTCTTTCGGCAGGTTCCGGTTCCTGGTCCTGGACCTCGTCGAGGGGCGCCCCGCCACCCTTGACCTGCCCGCGCCCGCACAACAGGACGAGTCGTTCACCGGCAGCTCGCAGATGCCCGCCGTGGCACTCACCGGGCCGCCCGAGAAGCTCCGTGCCGCGGTCGGCGTCGGGGCGACGGTGATGGTGGCGCGTGTTCCGAGGCCGGACACGTTCGACAGCACGATGCTCACGGCTCGGATCCGGACGGTGGACGCCGACCACAACCGCGTCATCAGCGTCGACGCCGACGGCAAGGGGCTGCGCCTGTGGGACCTGCGTGCGCGGAAATCACTGGCGGCGGTGCGGCCGTCCCGACCGCTGGCCCGCCTGTACAGCGCGTACAGCCCGGACGGCAGACGGGTCCTCACACCGGCGGAGGACGGCCGCACCGTCCTTGTCTGGGAGATGAGCGGGAGCACGCTGAAAGAGGTGGACCGGATCGATCTGCCGCGACCGCCGGACATCGACGCCACGGGCCCGGACCCGCGCTCCGGGCGCACGCCGGCGTGGGTCAACATCACCTTCGACGGCCCGGACCATGTGGTGATCTCGGCGTTGTCGTACGTCGTGCGTTGGGACCTGGCGCGGGGCCGGGAAGCGGGCACGGCCTACCGGCCCAGGGCCCAGGAGTCGGTCGAGGTCTCGTTCGCGGCCGCCGGCACATGGGCGGTGGCCCGCCCGGGCCACGGGCAGGCGGCGGTGCGCACACCCGACGGCAAGTACGACGTCGTGATCTGGGACTTCCAACAGGGCCGGGAGGTCGAATCGATCGACCTCAAGGGGGCCGGCGCCGTGAAGCAGTTGGGCTTCGACCCGACGGGACGGCTCCTCGCGGTGCTGACCTACGACGGCGGCGTGCGCGTGTGGGACACGGACAAGCAGGGCGAGGACAGGTGGCTCAAGCCGCTGACGTATCAGGGTGTCCAGTGGCTCGGCGCCTTCGCCTCGGAGTCCACCCTCAGCACCCAGAGCACGCTGAACGAGTACACCACGTGGGATGTCCGCAGCGGTGACGAGCTCTATCGCTTCACACCGGGGTACGGAGCGACCGCCGATCTGACCGGGAACGGCAAGTCCATGGGGGTGGTCGACGGGTCGGCCGGCCACATCTTCGAACTGAAACCGGAGAAATGGCTGAAGAGACTGTGCGAGGTGGTGGGCCGCGACCTCGCATCGGCGGAGAAGTCGCTGGCGCCGCCGGGAAGCAGGATGGACCAGGTCTGCGACTGA
- a CDS encoding endo-beta-N-acetylglucosaminidase H, with protein MFSPIRSRVRTAALALSAVAALAFGTTATTGAAASPAPAPAPGPAPAKQGPTSVAYVEVNNNSMLNVGKYALADGGGNVFDIAVIFAANINYDTGTKAAYLHFNENVRRVLDNAATEIRPLQQKGIKVVLSVLGNHQGAGFANFPTQQAASAFARQLSDTVAEYGLDGIDFDDEYAEYGRNGTGQPNDSSFVHLVTALRANMPDKVISLYNIGPAASRLSYGGVDLSSKFDYAWNPYYGSWQVPRIALPKSDLSPAAVEIGRTSQSTAADLARRTVSEGYGVYLTYNLDGADRSADVSAFTRQLYGSDAIRTP; from the coding sequence ATGTTCAGTCCGATACGGAGCAGAGTGCGGACGGCCGCGTTAGCACTGTCGGCCGTCGCGGCCCTCGCGTTCGGCACGACCGCCACGACCGGCGCGGCAGCGTCCCCCGCGCCCGCCCCCGCCCCCGGTCCCGCGCCCGCGAAACAGGGCCCGACCTCGGTGGCGTACGTCGAGGTGAACAACAACAGCATGCTCAACGTCGGCAAGTACGCCCTCGCCGACGGCGGCGGCAACGTCTTCGACATCGCCGTGATCTTCGCGGCGAACATCAACTACGACACGGGCACGAAGGCCGCGTATCTGCACTTCAACGAGAATGTGCGGCGCGTTCTCGACAACGCCGCCACGGAGATACGGCCCTTGCAGCAGAAGGGCATCAAGGTCGTCCTCTCGGTGCTCGGCAACCACCAGGGCGCGGGCTTCGCCAACTTCCCGACCCAGCAGGCGGCTTCGGCGTTCGCCCGACAACTGTCGGACACCGTGGCCGAGTACGGCCTCGATGGCATCGACTTCGACGACGAGTACGCCGAGTACGGCAGGAACGGCACAGGCCAGCCCAACGACAGCTCGTTCGTGCATCTGGTGACGGCGCTGCGCGCGAACATGCCGGACAAGGTCATCAGCCTCTACAACATCGGCCCGGCCGCGTCACGACTCTCCTACGGCGGCGTCGACCTCTCGTCCAAGTTCGACTACGCCTGGAACCCGTACTACGGCTCCTGGCAGGTCCCCCGCATCGCCCTGCCCAAGTCGGACCTGTCCCCGGCGGCCGTCGAGATCGGCCGGACCTCGCAGAGTACGGCCGCCGACCTGGCCCGCCGCACCGTCAGCGAGGGGTACGGCGTCTACCTGACGTACAACCTCGACGGCGCCGATCGCAGCGCCGATGTCTCCGCGTTCACCAGGCAGCTCTACGGCAGTGACGCCATCCGGACACCGTAG